The genomic interval AGCTTGGTCAGAAATTATTTGTGTAGTTGAAGGATTTTGGCCCAAAACAATGCAATAACCATCATCATAATTCTCCATTCCATGTGCCATGAGTTGCCATACTAAGCTTCCTGCCATGGTTCCCCCTTCTTTTGCCAAATTGTACACATTCCTATACACATTACTCATGAATGTGTCTCTTGATCCTTGACCTCTGCTAGACTTTCCGAATTCAGCAAGCACTAGAGGTTTCTTTAATATGGTTCTTGCATCTTGCCAATGGTTTGTTATCCACCTTTCCATCCACGCAAATTGTGCATCGTCACTTTGTCCGGACAACCTATTAAGGTATAAAAAATGTTTAGACTTGTGAGGTAATTACTATAAATCTCTATAATAagctttcatattttttttcctattttacaaTTTATTATAATCGAAACATTTGAAGTTGTGCGTAgcgaaaagatttaaaaattaccATTGGTCAGTGTATGCATGGATAGTGGCAAAATCAATCTCATTGATAAGATGGTTACTTATATAATCTGTTCCAACTTGATAACCAGGATTAACCGATTTCCTTTCAGGAATTGAATCACCATA from Capsicum annuum cultivar UCD-10X-F1 unplaced genomic scaffold, UCD10Xv1.1 ctg77693, whole genome shotgun sequence carries:
- the LOC124894817 gene encoding mannan endo-1,4-beta-mannosidase 1, encoding VRLILSFVNQWNDFGGKAQYVQWARNAGAYISNDDDFYTHPLLKKYYKNHIEKVITRLNSITRVAYKDDPTIMAWELMNEPRDQADYSGKTVNAWVQEMASFVKSLDNKHLLEVGMEGFYGDSIPERKSVNPGYQVGTDYISNHLINEIDFATIHAYTDQWLSGQSDDAQFAWMERWITNHWQDARTILKKPLVLAEFGKSSRGQGSRDTFMSNVYRNVYNLAKEGGTMAGSLVWQLMAHGMENYDDGYCIVLGQNPSTTQIISDQAHVMSSLAQSFNQPH